TCCGGAGTGGCCCCTCCCATCTGTTCCATACCTCTTACACCTTCATACGAAAGTACATTAGGATATTTATATTCTAATCCTTTAGGAGACACAGAACCATGAAAGTCTACAAACAACTTATATTTAGCAGCTTCTGCTGCTACACGTTCATAAAAATTCATCATCCATTGATCGCTTCTGTCCATAAAATCTATTTTTACACCTTTTACTCCCCATTCTGAGAAAGTCTTAAATAAATCCATATTATTTTCCACAGTCAACCATGTTAGCCAAAGAACTATTCCCACATTCTTCTTTTCAGCATAGCGAATCAATTCATGAACATCAACTTTAGCATTCGGAGTATACGGGTCGCGCGTACTTTTCGCCCATCCTTCATCCATAATAATATATCGAATGCCATACTTCGAAGCAAAATCAATATAATATTTGTAGGTTTCCAGATTATAACCCGAAACAAAATTCACATCAGGTCCATAAGGAGCTGCATCATTCCACCATTCCCAACTCGCTTGTCCAGGTTTAATCCATGAGGTTTCTAATAAGCTACAACCAGATGATAGTCTACATGACATCGTATTTTCCACCAATTGTTTATCCTCTTTAGCTATTACGAAATAACGCCATGGAAATCCTCTTTTCCCTGTAGTTCTTGCAATATAGGCTGCTTCCTCCAATATTTTCATACTTCTATCCCCGTCTTCTTCAAACTGTATAGGAACTTTCGGAAAAACAGCTCGTACACTATTCTTTTCACCTCCCTTTACAAACATACATGGATAATCAAACACCTCTGTCTCACCAAGTAATATCGAATATTTTTGGGGGTAACTAAGCAGCAATGGTAAAGTTGCCATCGTACTCTCCAACCTCACATCCCCACTCTTCAAATGTAAATAAGGTTCTTCATAAGCGGTCTTAAATCCCCCGGTTTGTTGCAGATGAAGTTGACATTCTGATGGAAAATTCAATTGCATGACTTCATTCATGATCTCGATATTTCCTCTTTTCTTCATAATAAACCGATAAGCAATCCCATCATTAAATGCCCTAAATTCCAAAGAATATCCCCCTTTAAAATCCAATAGCAACTGAGAATACTCATTCTCTATTGTTGAGAATTTCAATGGAACAACAGGATTCAACATTTCTTTTACATTCCACTTCTTCTGTCCTTGCAAATGGGGATGTTCCCCCAAGACTTCATTATTTAATTCCAACTGTAACCGGTTGTTCTCCAATAATATCACATCTTCACAGGAAATGGTATAAGATATTTCATCTGATATGTTTAATGCCAATTTTATGTTTCCATCAGGTGAAAACAACTCAATATTTTTTTGAGCCTGCACATTTAATGCCAACAAGCAACAGATAATTTGCAATACAACCTTTCTCATATTTTTTTTAATTTAATAAATAAAATTATTGTTTAATACCTTCACTCCATAACCGACCTAATACCCTCGCTCCCTCCGCATTCGGATGTAAATAAAAAACTCCTCGTTTACCTTCTTGAGGGGTATGGTATTTTTTATAATGCTTGCGAAAGACCTTAAATCCTTTTGTGTCTCCGATCATAGCCCTACCCTTATTCTTTCTGCCAAGTCTTTCTATCGCAGCAAAATAAGTTTGCAAACGTTTTAATCCCTCCTTAAGATACATAGCACTATTATACGTGTTAGGGCTATACCAGATAGGATAATGCAACACCACTTTTGCCTCGGGAAATCGAAAACATAAGCTATCAATAATCAACTGCATATTGCTTTCATATT
This sequence is a window from Bacteroides thetaiotaomicron VPI-5482. Protein-coding genes within it:
- a CDS encoding glycoside hydrolase family 97 protein; this translates as MRKVVLQIICCLLALNVQAQKNIELFSPDGNIKLALNISDEISYTISCEDVILLENNRLQLELNNEVLGEHPHLQGQKKWNVKEMLNPVVPLKFSTIENEYSQLLLDFKGGYSLEFRAFNDGIAYRFIMKKRGNIEIMNEVMQLNFPSECQLHLQQTGGFKTAYEEPYLHLKSGDVRLESTMATLPLLLSYPQKYSILLGETEVFDYPCMFVKGGEKNSVRAVFPKVPIQFEEDGDRSMKILEEAAYIARTTGKRGFPWRYFVIAKEDKQLVENTMSCRLSSGCSLLETSWIKPGQASWEWWNDAAPYGPDVNFVSGYNLETYKYYIDFASKYGIRYIIMDEGWAKSTRDPYTPNAKVDVHELIRYAEKKNVGIVLWLTWLTVENNMDLFKTFSEWGVKGVKIDFMDRSDQWMMNFYERVAAEAAKYKLFVDFHGSVSPKGLEYKYPNVLSYEGVRGMEQMGGATPDNSIFMPFMRNAVGAMDYTPGAMLSMQPNVYCSQRPNSASIGTRAYQLALFVIFESGLQMLADNPTLYYRNADCTEFITRVPVTWDETKVLDARIGEYLIVAKRKGEKWFIGGMTNNRNSERIFEISLDFLNEDRGYKMVAFEDGINANRQAMDYKRYERSVNKKDKIVIRLARNGGFAALIE